The Apium graveolens cultivar Ventura chromosome 11, ASM990537v1, whole genome shotgun sequence genome has a window encoding:
- the LOC141697019 gene encoding uncharacterized protein LOC141697019, whose amino-acid sequence MGGMRVATSCLNLSVPHSSLEPRSLSEGLGFLRYGDRLGVFRDSSRIYRTRSCEMGNLRGRRSRRGCCASMGEFSDEEFSENIQELALRFQMVDGEGSVSGGDTESSFGPEVESEGNGSGKGNRDRSAFYMSRLEPVEPPDWQDVISGSIERKANSVELPFSLRMIKKKKKQLKQGFVEVGESACTSVKKAFSSMVFIIRELQSYSLQMREVLFYEDLQAILVRVQKEMNASFVWLFQQVFSQTPTLMLYVMILLANYSVHSMASNSALAAAQPLSYTTESVSDISSRNDVDQKFDTSSIKTFSVSSSSGKMTSIGGNNGGDGKFPSIASGTNGDERFDASVSSDYHRTDVPDGPSTTGRSGEQESGLRQVSGEEELSLWNSVVEEASSMQAVLRDESLDHETMQRFVSPVTAKIESDDYADYLRTELLYQTELLQEPSNTLLLANYAQFLYLVAQDYDRAEDYFKRAANVEPKDAEAVSKYASFLWQARKDLWAAEETYLEAISIDPSNSYYAANYAHFLWSTGGEDTCFPLSSSDDSSV is encoded by the exons ATGGGAGGAATGAGAGTTGCAACCAGTTGTTTGAATTTGTCGGTTCCTCATTCGAGTTTGGAACCAAGGAGTTTGAGTGAAGGTCTTGGCTTTCTTCGATATGGTGATCGATTAGGTGTTTTTCGAGATTCGTCGAGGATTTATAGGACTAGGTCTTGTGAAATGGGGAATTTGAGAGGGCGGAGGAGTAGGCGTGGTTGTTGTGCGAGTATGGGAGAGTTTTCGGATGAGGAGTTTTCGGAGAATATTCAAGAATTGGCGTTGCGGTTTCAGATGGTGGATGGAGAGGGTAGTGTAAGTGGTGGTGACACTGAGTCGAGTTTTGGGCCGGAGGTTGAGAGTGAGGGGAATGGTAGTGGGAAGGGGAATAGGGATCGGAGTGCCTTTTATATGTCGAGGCTTGAGCCAGTTGAGCCACCGGATTGGCAGGATGTTATTAGTGGAAGTATAGAGCGGAAGGCGAATTCCGTTGAGCTTCCGTTTTCATTAAGGATGATtaagaagaaaaagaagcagtTGAAGCAAGGGTTTGTGGAAGTTGGAGAATCTGCGTGCACTTCTGTGAAGAAGGCGTTTTCGTCAATGGTGTTTATAATTCGTGAATTGCAGAGCTATAGTTTGCAAATGAGAGAAGTTTTGTTTTATGAAGATTTACAGGCGATTTTGGTGAGAGTACAGAAGGAAATGAATGCTTCGTTCGTGTGGTTATTTCAGCAAGTGTTTTCCCAAACACCTACTTTAATGTTGTATGTAATGATATTGTTAGCAAATTATAGTGTTCACTCCATGGCGAGTAATAGTGCTCTAGCTGCAGCACAGCCATTATCTTATACAACGGAGTCAGTTTCAGATATATCAAGTCGGAATGATGTAGACCAAAAGTTTGATACTTCATCAATAAAGACATTTTCAGTGTCTTCTTCGAGTGGTAAGATGACTTCTATTGGTGGAAACAATGGTGGTGATGGGAAGTTTCCATCTATTGCTAGTGGAACCAATGGGGATGAACGTTTTGACGCGTCAGTTTCATCAGATTATCATCGAACAGATGTTCCTGATGGGCCATCGACTACTGGAAGATCTGGAGAACAAGAGTCCGGGTTAAGACAAGTGAGTGGAGAAGAAGAGTTGAGTTTGTGGAATTCTGTGGTCGAAGAAGCTTCAAGTATGCAAGCagtattgagagatgaatctcTTGATCATGAAACTATGCAGAGATTTGTATCACCGGTGACTGCAAAGATTGAATCGGATGATTATGCGGATTACCTCCGAACAGAGCTTTTGTATCAAACAGAGTTGCTGCAAGAGCCCAGTAACACTCTTTTGCTTGCTAATTACGCACAATTCCTGTACTTGGTAGCACAGGACTATGATAG AGCGGAGGATTATTTCAAGAGGGCAGCTAATGTGGAGCCTAAAGATGCTGAGGCTGTGAGCAAATACGCAAGCTTCTTGTGGCAAGCAAGGAAGGACTTGTGGGCTGCTGAAGAGACTTACTTGGAAGCCATTTCTATTGATCCCAGCAACTCCTACTACGCTGCAAACTATGCTCATTTCCTATGGAGCACTGGCGGCGAAGATACTTGTTTTCCTCTATCCTCCTCCGATGACAGCTCGGTATAA